A window of Mucilaginibacter robiniae genomic DNA:
TAAAGATGGTGTTATTACTGTTGAAGAAGCAAAAGGTACCGAAACTGAAGTGAAAACTGTAGAAGGTATGCAGTTTGACCGTGGTTACCTTTCTCCATACTTCGTAACCAATGCTGATAAAATGGAAGCTGAGCTGGATGCTCCTTACATTTTGATTTACGATAAGAAAATTTCTTCTATGAAGGAATTATTGCCTATCCTGGAAAAACAAGTACAAACCGGTAAACCACTGGTTATTATTTCTGAAGACCTGGATGGCGAAGCTTTAGCTACATTAGTAGTTAACAAAATTCGTGGTTCACTGAAAGTAGCTGCTGTTAAAGCTCCTGGTTTTGGCGACCGTCGTAAAGCTATGCTGGAAGATATTGCTATCCTGACTGGTGGTACTGTAATTTCAGAAGAGCGCGGTTACAAACTGGAAAACGCTGACCTGAGTTACTTAGGTACTGCTGAAAAAGTAGTAATTGACAAAGACAATACTACTGTAATTAACGGTTTTGGTGATGCTGAGCAAATTAAAGCTCGTATCAACCAAATCAAAGCTCAAATTGAAACTACTACCTCTGATTACGATAAAGAAAAACTGCAAGAGCGTTTAGCTAAGTTATCAGGTGGTGTGGCTGTATTATATGTAGGTGCAGCTACCGAAGTTGAAATGAAAGAGAAAAAAGATCGTGTTGACGATGCTTTACACGCAACCCGCGCTGCTGTTGAAGAAGGTATCGTAGCTGGTGGTGGTGTAGCCTTCATCCGTGCCGTTGCTTCTTTAAATGAATTGCAAGGTGCAAATGAAGATGAAAAGACCGGTATCCAAATTATTAAACGTGCTATTGAAGAGCCTTTACGTCAAATTTGCGAAAACGCAGGTATTGAAGGTTCAATCGTAGTACAAAAAGTTAAAGAGGGTACTGCCGATTTTGGTTACAATGCACGTAGCGATAAATACGAAAACTTAATTGGCGCCGGTGTAATCGACCCAACTAAGGTATCACGCGTAGCTTTAGAAAACGCTGCTTCTATTTCATCAATGTTATTAACCACCGAGTGTGTGTTAGCTGATGATCCGGAAGAAGAAAAAGCTGGTGCTGGTGCTCCTCCAATGGGCGGCATGGGCGGCATGATGTAATAGCTGCTTACAAGCACAATAATATATTTACCAAAGCCCTGGCTATTTTTAGCCGGGGCTTTGTGTTTTAATGCTAAATAGACGAGTGCATGTTATAAGTAAATGATTAATTGATAGTTTGGTGTACATTATAGTTTAAGCAAGCTATCTGTTTTAATATACACTGTACTAAAAGTTTTCCACTGTAGCGTATTTTGTACAAACAATTAAGTGTGGTAGGGGTACAAGCTATTTTGGGGTATTGTAGAAGTTTTTGTACGATTTTGTAAACAACGTTTATATATATGTACAAGATAAGTAGGTTATATAAGGCATAAACTTGAATAAAAATTAATCAAATGATTGATTAATGACAATTATTAAGGGGAACAAACTTATTTTTGTACAAAAAATAATAAACGGCATTGTAGGGCATATCATTTGATAATCTACAAGTACTATGAAACACATTACCCAAAATAGAAAATTGCAGAGCAGGATTATCGAGTGGGTAAACCTTAACGCTCCTGAAATATTTGCAAGTTTAATGTCGTAATATTGCTGAATGAGAATTAAGCCATTTTATGACAAAGCTTATGATTATATAGTTAATGAAGGACCGAAGTTAGTTATCGGTCTAATAGTACTCCTGATAGGCTTATGGCTTATCAATATGTTAAAGCGCTGGATGCGCAAACGGATGAGCCAAAAAGCGGTACATTCGTCATTACAACCCTTCTTTCTTAGTTTAACCATTACATCACTGAATGTATTACTGATTATTGCAGTAATGCAGATTGTAGGATTGCCGGTAACCATTTTTACTGCTGTAGTTGGTGCATTTGGTGTGGCAGCTGGTTTAGCCTTATCGGGTACCTTACAAAATTTTGCCGGTGGCGTAATGATTCTGCTGCTTAAGCCTTTTGAAATAAACGATAATATCATAGCCCAAGGGCAAGATGGGGTAGTTACCTCTATACAGGTGTTTTACACTGTGGTGCTTACCTTTGATAATAAAACTGTTATTATTCCTAATGGTAAGTTGTTTAACGAGGTCATTGTAAATGTATCTCGCGAAGGTAGCCGTCGGTTGGATATTGATCTGAAGTTAGGTTTTATTGTTGACCCCGATCAGATTATCAGCCTACTGGATAAATCTACTTCTGCTACTGAAAATATTCTAACCAACCCGTCTAAATATATAGGTATATCGCAAATTGATCCGGATGGTATTCACTTTACCGTACGGGTTTGGGTACAGCCCGCTAATTTCTTGAAAGCTAAACTGAGTTTACAGGAACGTATTATTAAAGACTTGAAAATAGCGGGTGTTAAACTCCCCGGAACGTGATAATAAAAGCAAGATAAGCTATATCTCAGTTTTCTTACTATACTTAAGTTTAACGTGATGTTAGTTTGATTAACACAGCTCCATGTGAATTAATTTGAGTTGCATATTCATGTTCGTACTCACCCACAGCACTACGCTTCCATAAATCGCGTACTTTGATCTGACCTTTCAAGCCTAGTTCGTTTAAATCTACTTTTACTTTTTGCGGATGATCAGACAGGTTAAACATAGCCACATAGCGGTCTTTGGAACCTGGAACATTAGAATACCAAACCATACTGTCACCTTCTTTAAAGTACAATTGTTGTGGATGTTCGCCATGCTGGTTAACTGCCAGTACTTCGGGGTTATTTAAAAGCTTTAACTCTAGCGGTCTGTTTTCAGGTAGGTTACCGCCCATCATTAATGGCGACTGATAAATGCACCAGAAAGTCATGTGCGTATAAAGCTCATCTTCCGAAAACCGGCTATAACGTTCAGGACCTACCGGACCGCGTTTAGATAGCTTCCCTATTTGCAGCATATCGCAATCTGGCCAATGTCCCGCACCACTTACACCTTCCCACGATTTGGCGTACTTAAACATTTGAACCAATTCTTTCCAGCTATCCCAAAAATCATCGGCCATGCGCCACATGTTGGCTTGTTGTTGTACATGCTGTTTTTCACTTAATGGAGTTTCACCCGGAGAAATGCTCAATACCATAGGTCTGCCGCATTGTTTAATGGCTTTCTGATAGCCTTCAATCTCAGCCTTATGGTAAGGTCGCGATATATCATCTACCTTAATGAAATCTACACCCCATGAGGCATACAGCTTTAATATAGAATTCAGATATTCCTGCGCACCAGGTTTAGTCATGTCAATACCGTACATGTGGTTCATCCAAGTGCAGGTAGAGGTGGTATCTGCAATTTGGTTAGCCGTAATGCCATGAGTACCCAGTATAGGCGTTTTAGCCCACACTGCTTGCCTCGGTATGCCTCGCATAATGTGAATGCCAAATTTTAATCCTAAGGCGTGTACATAATCAGCTAAAGGCTTAAAGCCCTTGTTGCCAAATGCAGAGGGGAATTTAGTAGGCTGCGGCGTTAAACGGCCCCACTGATCCATAGTTAGCCAAGGTATATAAGAGCCATCACCTAGTTGTTTTTGAAAAGGATTACCAATATGGCTGCCCGGCGGATTATCATACGACCATAAAAAATCGACCACCACATATTGCCAGCCGTAGGGTTTTAAAAACTTAGCCAAGTAATCGGCATTGGCTTTTACTTCATCTTCATGTACGGCAGAACCATAGCAATTATAGCTGTTCCAGCCCATAGGAGGCGTTAAAACTACGGTTTGAGCCGTAGCGCATAAACGTAAACTCAGGCATAAAGCAGCCGTAAGCAAGCCCAGGTAGTACTTCATAGCAAGAAATGTAATTTAGGTGTAGAGGTAATGAAGTACTAAATATAGTAAAAGAGATAAAATACCTTATCTTTTATTTGGTATTCCACTTAAACTTCTGAATACCGATGGCTGCAAAAACTACTATATAAGCTACCGAGGCTAATAAAGCAAAGGTGGTATCAGATGTCCATTGAGCAGGGTTCATACTGGCAGCCAGCATCAGTTTAACCGAACCATAAGGCGACCATTGTACCAGGTGCTTGGTTTGCTCGCCCAGTAAACCGCTTTCGCCAAACATACCTACCAGTATAAAAGCGGAATAAACGATGCGGGTAGTGGCATTGACTGTTTCCGGGTTTTTGATGAGCCCTACCATTAACTGGCCCAAACTTAAATAAACAGCGCCACCCACAATAGCTGTAAATAGGGTGAGTACATAACCTAAAGGTGATAAGGTGATCTTATCAAAACTGTAGCCTACATAAAAAACAACAAGCGTTAAAAGGATAATCATAGCCAGTTGTATAATGAGCCGGCTAACCATAATCGTCCAGCGTGGTACGGGGGCTACCCGCAAGCGTTGAAACACACCTTTATCCCGGTCACGAGAGATGGTAATGGCATACCCCATCAAGCCAATAGCCATTAGTCCAAACGTAATGGCTGAAGATAAGGCATAAGCACCACCCATTTTATCAATCAGGCTTTTCCAGGAGATTAAAATAATAACAGGTACCAGCAATGAAAGCATTGCTGAACGACGGTTGCTTTTTAAAGTCGCAAAGTCGGCCCGTATTAAAGCGGCTAGTGCTGTTGAAGTTTTAGGTATGGTGGTCATGATTGATCGTGGTTATTGCAACTTAAAGTATGGAGAACTGTATTCGTTGACTCTATTTATGTAATCTCTGGTTTTATGCCCGTACAGCACGGCCGGTCAAGGCAATAAATACGTCTTCTAACGTAATTTTGCCCCGTCGCGAAACAGCTATCACTTCCGGATCATGACGGTGTTTATCTATCAGCGCTTGTGGCGTATCAATAGCAATGACTTGGCCATGGTCGATAATAGCCATGCGGTCGCAAACGGCTTCGGCTTCTTCCATCGAGTGGGTGGTTAGTAATACAGAATGGCCTTTTTCCCGAATGGCTTCCATGCGTTCCCAAAGCTGTCGACGCGATTGCGGGTCGAGACCGGTAGTCGGCTCATCCAGTAATACCAAGCGCGGGTTGTGAATAGTAGCTATTACCAGCGATACACGTTGTTGCTGCCCGCCCGATAACTGTCCGAACTTTTTATGAGCGGCATCTTCCAACTGAATATCTTGCAGAATGCCACGCAGTTTTTCTTTACTTAGCGGAACGCCATAAATGCCAGCGAATAGCTGTAAAATCTGCTCCACATTCAACTCCGGCTGAAAGCTGGTAGATTGTAACTGTACGCCCATGGCCGCGCGGGCATGTAGTGGTTTTTCAAGCGCATCCTGCCCATCAACAATGATAGTTCCCGACTGGAATTTGATTAAGCCTTCAATAGCGCTTAACGTGCTGGTTTTACCGGCACCGTTAGGCCCTAATAAACCAAATATTTCACCGGGTAAAACATCAAAGCCTACGTTTTGCACCGCTTTGAAATTGCCGTAATTAATATGCAGTCCTTCTACTTTTAAAATATAAGGGTCGTCAGTAATCATCAGAATGGGTTTGTTTTTAAGATGAAGATGGAACGTGGTTGTTACAGTTTATAAGCGGGAAACTTTTCTGTTTGCTTCTGCTTAGTTGCTAAATCTACACACTCAGCTTCAATCCTAAAACTATATTTTTTGCTGGGCTTTCAGTTCCAGATACCGGTTTACAGTATTGATGGTTAAGCTTTGCGGCGAAGTTAATATAGATAGAATGCCGTATTTGTTTAACTCTTTTACCATCAGTTTTTTATCGTAAGCAAACTTTTCAGCAATGGTTTTAATATAAATATCTTCCAAGTTAGCAGCAGGTGCCTGACCTAACATTTTTAATTCGGTGTTTTCAAAAAATACAACCAACAACAGGTGAAAGCTGGCTATGCGCTTTAAAAAAGGTAAATGGCGTTGCAAAGCCGGCATGCTTTCGTAGTTAGTAAAAAATACAACCAGGCTACGTTGTTTAATTACCCGCCGTACGGTAGAATAGAGCAACTCCATATTGGTTTCCAGATAGCGTGTTTTTTCCTTATACAGTACCTCTAGTATTTTGTTCAGGTGCGCTGGTTTCTTTTCGGCTGGAACAATAGCACCCACTTTTTCACTAATGGTTATTAACCCAGCTTTATCCTCTTTCAGTAAAGCTACGTTGGATAATACCAGACTGGCGTTAATGGCATAATCCAGCAAGCTTAAACCTTCAAAAGGCATTTTCATGGAGCGCGATTTATCAATGATGCAATACACCTGCTGCGATTTTTCATCCGTGTAGGAGTTGCTCATTAACGTGCCATGCCTTGCCGAAGCTTTCCAATTAATGTTGCGGTAGTCATCGCCGGGAACGTAAGTTTTAATTTGCTCAAACTCCATACTGTTACCCAGCCGCCTGATTTTCTTCACACCTAGTTCGCTCAAGCGATTGGAAATCGCCATCAATTCATACTGCCGCATTTGTAAAAACGATGGATACACTGGTAACACTTCGCTTTCTTCAAAATTGTACCGGCGCATCAGTAAACCCAATGGCGATTGAGTAAATACTCTGATTAATCCAAACTCGTATTCGCCGCGCTTAAGTGGCTTTAATAAGTAGGTAAGTAATTTATGCTGATGAGGTGCCAGACTGGTTTTAAACCAGATGTCGCGCTTTTGAAATTGAAAAGGTATTTCGTCAATAATACCCAGCCTAACTGGAAAAGGATAGAAGTTTTCGATGTAGATGCCCAGTTCATTATCATCGCCATTGCTCAGCCGTTCGGGAGCTTGTCGGCGGGCAAATAAACCGTTGCGGGTACGATAGAGTAATACGCCATCAATAATTGCCAGCAGTACTAAAGCTCCAACGTACAGATTAGGCAGCCAGCCCAACCACGAAAAAAAGAACCTGAATATAAAAAATACCACAGCCGCTATAAGTCCGAACAGCAAGCGGCGTGTTAAAAAGAGGTTTTTATAAAACAGGTTGAAAAAGTTTTTCACTTGTAATAGCTTAGCGTGGTATTTCTATTTTCTGGATGATTTGTGCTACTATTTCATCCGCCGTAGCGCCTTCCATTTCCTTATCTGGCGATAGCATAATGCGGTGGCGCAGTACTGCCGGTGCTACCCAGATAATGTCTTCAGGTGTTACAAAATCGCGCCCTTTCATGGCAGCTAAGGCTTTAGCGCTGCTGATGATGGCTAGAGAAGCCCGTGGCGAACCACCCAGGTATAACGATTTATTCTGCCGGGTTTCAAATACAATACGGGCGGCAAACTCCAGTAGTTTAGGCTCCACAAACAGTTCACGCACCTGCTGGCGTACGGCTATAATATCTTGAGCGGATAGCACAGGCTGAATGTCAGCTAGCTGATCGGCTGTTTTATGCTGGTGCTGGCGGGTTAGAATAGCAATTTCATCTTCCAGCGTAGGGTATTTTACTTCTACCTTAAACAAAAAGCGGTCAAGTTGGGCTTCAGGCAAACGGTAGGTACCTTCTTGTTCTACCGGGTTTTGGGTAGCCAGAATCACAAAAGGTTCCGCCATTTTGTACAGCTGTCCATCTACCGTAATCTGGCGCTCTTCCATCACCTCAAACAAAGCCGATTGGGTTTTGGCTGGTGCCCGGTTAATTTCATCAATCAGTACAATATTGCCGAATACCGGGCCATGCTTAAATTCAAAATCGGTAGTTTTAGGGTTAAATACCGAAGTGCCAATCACGTCTGAGGGCATCAGGTCGGGCGTGAATTGAATACGGGTATATTGCGCATCAATGGCCTTGGCAATTAGTTTGGCGGTTAAAGTTTTGGCTACACCTGGTACGCCTTCAATTAATAAGTGTCCATCGGCCAGTATGCCGGCAATCAGCAGGTCAATAGTTTCCTGTTGCCCTACAATAATCTGGCTGATGGTGGCTTTAATTTTTTCAACCGCTTGGTTTAAGCGGCTTAGGTCAGTTCGTTGTTCAAACAGTTCGTTTTCCATGTAATCCGGTCAGGGTATAATATTTTTCTATCAGTTGGTTCAATTCAATCAGTTCAGCATCGGTAACCCGCTGCAACGGATGAATGTAGTTAATATAAGTTACCAGCTCTAAAGCAAAATCGGGTGCTAACCCGGCTTTTTGAGCCAGCAGGTCGGTAAACTCTCGGTTGAGGGCTTGTGTTTTCAGGTTATACCAAGTGCGCCAATGTTCTAGCAGGTAGGTTATTTTTTTGCGGGCAATGTTGCTGTTATCCCGGCTTTCATAATATACCTGGCCTACTACGCGCACAAAATCAAGCGTGGTATTTTGTAATGGGTCAGCAATGGGTATAACCCGCTGCCGGCGCTTAATTTCAAATACAACAAAAATCAGGGTAGTCAGCAGGCTGATGTAGTAAGCCCATTTCAGGCTCTCATGGCTGAATAGTACCCGCAAAGGCGAATCATCTTCAGGTATGTCATGGTTCTGGTACTCATCCCAGTACAGGTTAGCCGTAGTAGGCAAGTAGGATAGTGCTTTGGCAGCATAATCAGCCCCTTGTGGCGTAAGTAAGCTATAGTTGGTAAACAGGTGCGGGTTTGCACACAAATAAAGGTTGCCTTTGCCAAAACTAAACCGCAGGTAGTTACTTTTACCTGCGGTATTGCGACTTAGTACTACTGCATGAGCCGTATCAAAACTGCTGAAATAAGAGTTGCTGATATCATGCTCAAAATGGTAAGGTTTAGCTTGTTTAAGCTTAAGGTTAGTAAAGTTTAAACCCAAGTTACCTTTGGCAAAACCTGCCTGAACATCCAGGTTTAAAGTATCGGCCAGCGTTCCTTCCCAACTGTAAGCCGCAATAAATACATTGTTGCCAGCTTTTAAATAATCAACCAGGGCATGATAATCGGCCTTACCTAACGATATGGAATTAGATAGTACAAAATAATTGCCTTGCACACCAGTATGGTGTAAAGCATTGTAAATAGGCTGGTTGGTTTTAGTAATCTGGCTACCTGGATAGATATGCGCTAATTGCTGGTATAAAGCATACGTGCCAAATGGTATTTTATCCAGATAATACATGCTGGAGCGCCAGTTAACCGGTTTGGGGCGGTTATATTCGGCTATGGCATATATCAATAATAAAGCAAAGCCTACAGATAGCAGAATTTTTAAATCTTTCATGCCAGGGTTTGCTTAAAGTTGGTAAACAGGATACTAATGTTCTGAAAAGCCTGCTCGTTAATCGCAAATTCGCCGTACCATACATATTCGAACTGACGGGTAAGTATGGTAAAGGTTTCGCGCTGTTCCAAGTTTTTGAGTTCATCTACATAGGCGCTGTTGGTTTTATTGATTTGCCAATGTATCAAATGTTGATCGCTCAATTGCTTTAGCGCTTTCAGGTATAACAAGCGAACCGCTAAACGGTAGTTACGCTGACTAATAGCCTGCTCCAAACCGGTATCAAAATCAATTTCGTGTATGTTTTCCAGCGTTTCAGCATAAGGCAGGGTCGCATCAGCCGGTTTGCGTTTTAGTATCTTTAACAGATCTACCCCGGCTATCCGCAAAATCAGGAACGTTAATGCAGACGCCCCTATTAAAATAAATAAATATTTAAATACATTTACCATTAACGGACCTGTACTCCGGCTAACTTTCCAGTCATCAAACAAACTCCAGAACCAACGCCAAAAACGGGTCCATAATGATGGGCTGCTTTGTGTTTCGTGGTATTGAAAATCCGGCTGTTGTTTAAGCTGATTCAAATAGGCATTATCAAAGCTGCGTTGCTGTACCAGCGTGCTGCTATCTGTACGCAAGTGTGCTGGTGCATTGGGTTTAGTTTTATTGGTTTTGGTGTTTGCTGCATAACTGCAAGGTGCCAAAACTAACAAAAGGAATAACAGGTATAATCGGTACATGCTAATATTCTTCGGCAGGTAAATCGGTATGGGGTTTGGTGGTACCAAACTGATTAATGCGATTAAGCAGGCCGGTTCCTTCTTTGTTTTCGGTTAAGTTAAAGTAGCACAATGCCAAGGTAACCAGTGGAATAATCAGCAGCGTTTGCCCCAGTATTTGTATAGTAGTGGTAATAAAAACCAGCGGCACTGAACTGGTTGCCGAAGCTCGGGTATGCACCAGCAAATTGTAAAACATGATAATATAGTTAGGCACAGTAAACACCATAGCGCCTAAGCCAGCAATAAGACCGGCCACAAACAGGCAGCCAAAGGTAAGCCACCAATTGTTACTAATCAGTTTAAAACCACGATTGAAAGCATAGCCAAAAGGAGCATTTTCTAAAACTATAACAGCTAGTATTAAACCTGTAATAGGGTACAGCCAAATGCCCGGTATAAGACACAGCACCATGCCCAGCATCAGTAAAAGGCCCAATAAAATGCTACTACCCAATACACGCAAAAAGTAATATTTCACATACACCCAAACTTCTTCGGTGGTAGGTGCAATGTTTCCTTTTTCTTTATACAGGGCAATGTATGATAAAATTGTAATCAGCATCACCGTATAAAATAAAATCATAACAGCAAAGCTTAGTAAGTACTGCCCGGCCATTTGCCCGTACTGGTAACCAAACCGATAGCCGGCATTGTAGCTTGTACCAGAGCCTGAAGCAGCGGTATATATTTGCCGTTGTAAATCATACACCTTTATCATCTGTAAGGATTGTACAATGGCTAAAGCCAGCAGAAGCAAACCGCATATAGTAAAAAAACTTTTTAGCAGCGGTTTTAGGTTTTGTTTGATGAAAACGAACGTATCGTTAATAATTTCACCAAAATCACGTGTTTTAGCTAGTTCAATATTCTGTTCCATAACGGGTGTTGTTTTTGTATAAGCGATTAGGATAAATAATTACGTACCATATCATGAAGGCCAGTGATGTGCCTAAAATAGTTAAGCTTAACCATGCCGGCATTTCGGTATGGCGGGTTACAAAGCTTTCAAAAAAAGCAGCGGTGGTAATAATGGGTACCAACCCAATTACAATCTTTAATCCATCTTTGGCACCACGCTTAACGGATTGCAGGCGGGTGTAAGTTTTTGGAAAAAGAATGCTGCTGCCTAAAATTAACCCGGCTGCGCCGGCTACCACAAAAGCTGATATTTCGAGTGTGCCATGTATCCAGATTACCAGGATAGATTTCCAGCCTAATCCTTTACTGAAAAAGTAATACTCAAATGAACCTAGCATGATCGCATTTTTAAAAATCAGGAACACGGTAAATACCGAACAGAATATGCCGCTCAAGAAAAACAAGAACGATACATACAGGTTGTTGCCGGCAATTTCAAAAAACATAATAAATTCATTTTGCTGCTTGTAGACACCGAAAGGATCTCCTTTGGCAATGTTTTCATTAGTCATGTTCACGTACTGTGGCCCTAAAATTACTTGTAAAAACTGATTGTCATACTTGGCTGATAAAATACCGATCAGGCAAAAAACAATGAGCAGTAAAAATGAGTAGAGCAACTGTTTCTCATAAATTTTGAATAGTTCAGGCAATTCATATTTCCAGAACAAAACAAAGCGGTTGCTTTTTACACTCTTGTTTTTGTAAATAGATTGATGCAGGCGGGCTGCCAGGCCGTTCAGGTAAGCCGTAGTTTTTGATTTAGGGTAGAAAGTTTTGGCATAAGCCAAATCATCTGTTATTTGTATAAAGTTGTCGGCCAGCTCATCGGGGCTGCGTAATGCATCTTCCTCAAAGCGTTTCCATTTACCGGCATTCTGTTTTACAAATAAGGGTTCGCGCATGGTTTAGGCCTATTTATTTACCGGCTTAAAGTAAACAGAAAATTAAAAGTTTTCAACTAAAAGTTTCTTTAGGCTTATATATTTGTTAACATGCAAACCATCACGATAAATACTTCACAAAATATAGCGATTGATTACGAAATGGCCGGGATAGGCGAACGTATACTAGCCCGGTTAATTGACTACGGTATTTTTATAGCTATTTTAATTTTAGGCGTAATTATTACTTTATCAACCAGCCGTGTAGTCAGTAATGCAGCCATCGGGTTTGTATTTCTTGTTTACTTTGGTCTTTATATCTTCTACGATTTGGTTTGCGAAATATTTATGAACGGCCAGAGTGTAGGCAAACGGCTCATGAAAATTAAAGTAGTAAGCCTGGATGGTGCTCAGCCAACTATCGGGCAATACTTGTTACGCTGGCTTTTTCGAGTTGTTGATTTTGGTATAGGCGGCGGAATGGTAGCCCTGATAGCCGCCGCCGTATCTGATAAGCACCAGCGCATTGGTGATTTAGTAGCCGGAACCACACTTATCAAAACCTCACCCCGCACCACGATGGAGCATGTAGCTCACCTGCCCGTTACCGATTTGAATTATGAACCGGTGTTTACGCAGGCTGTACAGCTTATTGATAAAGAGGTGGCGTTAATTCATGAAGTAATTGGTACCTACATGCAAACCGGAAACCAGGATGTAGTTTACCAGATGGCTGCACGCATTAAGGAACACTTGGGTATTACCTTAACCCAAATGCAACAGATGGATGATTTACAATTTCTGCAAACTATAGTAAAAGATTATAACCATATGGTAGCTGCTAATGATGCTACGCTTAATGCTTAAATGGGTA
This region includes:
- a CDS encoding stage II sporulation protein M is translated as MREPLFVKQNAGKWKRFEEDALRSPDELADNFIQITDDLAYAKTFYPKSKTTAYLNGLAARLHQSIYKNKSVKSNRFVLFWKYELPELFKIYEKQLLYSFLLLIVFCLIGILSAKYDNQFLQVILGPQYVNMTNENIAKGDPFGVYKQQNEFIMFFEIAGNNLYVSFLFFLSGIFCSVFTVFLIFKNAIMLGSFEYYFFSKGLGWKSILVIWIHGTLEISAFVVAGAAGLILGSSILFPKTYTRLQSVKRGAKDGLKIVIGLVPIITTAAFFESFVTRHTEMPAWLSLTILGTSLAFMIWYVIIYPNRLYKNNTRYGTEY
- a CDS encoding DUF4129 domain-containing protein, coding for MAPCSYAANTKTNKTKPNAPAHLRTDSSTLVQQRSFDNAYLNQLKQQPDFQYHETQSSPSLWTRFWRWFWSLFDDWKVSRSTGPLMVNVFKYLFILIGASALTFLILRIAGVDLLKILKRKPADATLPYAETLENIHEIDFDTGLEQAISQRNYRLAVRLLYLKALKQLSDQHLIHWQINKTNSAYVDELKNLEQRETFTILTRQFEYVWYGEFAINEQAFQNISILFTNFKQTLA
- a CDS encoding RDD family protein, encoding MQTITINTSQNIAIDYEMAGIGERILARLIDYGIFIAILILGVIITLSTSRVVSNAAIGFVFLVYFGLYIFYDLVCEIFMNGQSVGKRLMKIKVVSLDGAQPTIGQYLLRWLFRVVDFGIGGGMVALIAAAVSDKHQRIGDLVAGTTLIKTSPRTTMEHVAHLPVTDLNYEPVFTQAVQLIDKEVALIHEVIGTYMQTGNQDVVYQMAARIKEHLGITLTQMQQMDDLQFLQTIVKDYNHMVAANDATLNA
- a CDS encoding DUF4350 domain-containing protein translates to MKDLKILLSVGFALLLIYAIAEYNRPKPVNWRSSMYYLDKIPFGTYALYQQLAHIYPGSQITKTNQPIYNALHHTGVQGNYFVLSNSISLGKADYHALVDYLKAGNNVFIAAYSWEGTLADTLNLDVQAGFAKGNLGLNFTNLKLKQAKPYHFEHDISNSYFSSFDTAHAVVLSRNTAGKSNYLRFSFGKGNLYLCANPHLFTNYSLLTPQGADYAAKALSYLPTTANLYWDEYQNHDIPEDDSPLRVLFSHESLKWAYYISLLTTLIFVVFEIKRRQRVIPIADPLQNTTLDFVRVVGQVYYESRDNSNIARKKITYLLEHWRTWYNLKTQALNREFTDLLAQKAGLAPDFALELVTYINYIHPLQRVTDAELIELNQLIEKYYTLTGLHGKRTV